The Chlamydiales bacterium STE3 genomic interval TTGTGGAAAAATAAATTTAGAGAAATGAAGCCTTTTTTTTAAGTCGAATCTTTTGAACTTAGTTATTTGCAACTCACATTAAATATAGGGAGCCTTCTAAAGGGGAACTTTTACTAATCGCCTGAAGCGGAGTTCTTTTGTTGGATTTCTATTTAAAAAATAGCCTCCTGACATAAACGCTTCCCCTTATCTTGCCCCTCCTCCCTTTAGATATTCCTACTTGCAAAATAACCAATTCAACATTATAGTTTATATTCTTAGATCTAGATTTTATTTCTAAAAGAAAAAATCAACTTTTCTAAGGCATTAACAAAATTGAGGTTTAAATATGTCTGAGACCAAACACGAGTTTGGCAAATGGCGGTCTTTTTTTTGGCCTGTCCATGGTTACGAGTTAAAAAAACTCCTGCCAATGTTTCTGATGTTTTTCTGTATTTCTTTTAACTATACGATCTTAAGGGACACTAAAGATACACTCGTTGTGACTGCATCGGGCGCAGAAACGATACCGTTTTTAAAAGTGTGGGGTGTAGTTCCTGCCGCTGTTATCTTTATGCTTATCTACGCTAAAATGAGTAATATCTTGAGCAAAGAGAACCTCTTCTATGCTACTATCGTACCATTTCTAGTGTTTTTCGCATTTTTCGCCTACATCCTTTATCCAAACCGTGATGCCCTTCACCCTCACGCAACAGCCGACTACCTACAAAGCATTCTACCTGTAGGGTTAAATGGCTTGATCGCATGCTTCCGAAACTGGACCTACTCTTTGTTCTATATTCTTTCCGAACTTTGGGGCAGCGTTGTGCTCTCTTTATTGTTTTGGGGATTTGCAAATGACATTACACGCGTTACAGAAGCTAAACGCTTTTATAGCCTTTTCGGCCTAGGCGCTAACCTAGCTCTTCTATTTTCTGGGCCAGCTATTGTGTATGTTTCTAACATTCGCAGTACCCTCCCTGCAGGTGTAGATGCTTGGCAGGTTTCTTTGAACTACTTAATGACAATGGTCGTCATCGCTGGTTTAGTTATTATCGGTGTTTACTGGTGGATTAACCGCAACGTTTTAACTGATCCTCGTTTCTATGACCCTACTGAAGAAAAGAAAGTTAAGAAATCCAAAACAAAGATGTCTATCTTAGAAAGCTTTGCTTTCTTGGCAAAATCAAAATACATTCTTTGCCTAGCCATCTTGGTTATCGCTTATGGGATATCCATCAACCTTGTTGAAGTTACTTGGAAAAGCCAGCTTAAACTTCAGTATCCTAACGCTAATGACTATAGCACATTTATGGGTTACTTCTCCTTCTGCACAGGCCTCGTGACAATTTTCATGATGTTGTTTGTCGGTGGAAACCTTATCCGTAAAAAAGGCTGGGGATTTGCAGCGTTGGTGACTCCAATCGTTCTGCTAGTAACAGGTGCGGGCTTCTTCGGCTTTGTCATCTTTAGAGACAACTTAGCTGGCTTTATCAGCATGGTTGGGACAACACCACTTTTCTTAGCTGTCATGTTCGGCGCAGCTCAAAATATTATGAGTAAATCTGCGAAATACTCTTTATTTGACCCAACCAAGGAAATGGCCTACATTCCTTTGGATCAAGAGTCAAAAGTGAAAGGGAAAGCAGCTATTGACGTTGTGGGAGCTCGTTTAGGGAAATCAGGCGGTTCATTTGTTCAACAAGCTCTGCTTGTCGGCTTTGGCTCAATCGCAGCAATCACTCCCTATGTAGCAGCAATCTTGCTAGTCATCATTGTTGCATGGGTATACGCTGCAAAAGCGCTTAACAAGCAGTTTGTTGAGCTTACTAGCGAAAAACCGCAGTCCTTTCCTCCAGCTGAACAACAAACAATAAAAGCTTCTCATTAAGCTTAAAAGCCCCCTTAAACGGGGGCTTTTTTCTTCCTTCATTCTCTTGAAAACAACACAAATCTAAAAAAATAATAGCAATAAACTTTACCAAAAGAATTATTCAAACATCCTCCTACTAGCGAATTAGCCCCGCAAGTTCTATTATAGACAGAATCTTACCCCTTTTGGTATTATGCATTCACATCACTTAGGTTTTGAATATTTGTTGGTAATCAAAAAGTGATAACCCCTACTTAAAATGGGGACATTTTGTTTCATTAGCGGCAAATACTCACAACCTAGGTCAAAAATCATTGAATAACAAGGAAACTCACCTGCTATGGAAAAGCAAAAACGCTGGCAGTTTTATTTAATATTAGCAGTCATTTTTTTGACTCTATACAACATCCTCCCAACCGTGTTTTATTACACACAGCCTTTAAAGGCTCCTATTGACGAGAAACGCGCCACTGAGGTTGCGATCGAAATCATAAAACGCGTTAACGGTCTAGAACAACAATCAGTAGATTGGCTCTATTCATTCGCAAAACTTCTCAATCTCAAACCTGAAAAAATTGAACTGCAAAAAGACAATGCCGGCTTGGTTGCAGTGACTTTCAAAACAAAAGATGAAGCGGCAAAATTTAAACGTTTTTTACCAAGAGCGGGCCTTTTAATTCCTTTTGCTCCAGCTCAGTTAGAACTTTATCCGGAAAATAGCCAATCCAATACCGTACTCGTCTCTAGGCAAATTCCTATTCACCTCAATGAAAATGAGCTAAAAGATCTCTTCCATTATATTCCTAAGTACGAGAATGGAAAAACTTCTAAGGAATACAAAGAGCTCGTTTACGACCGAACAAAAGAGCTTGCAAGAGGCTTCGGAAGCATTAACCCTTTGGCTCAGCGTATC includes:
- a CDS encoding ADP,ATP carrier protein 1 (Product derived from UniProtKB/Swiss-Prot:O84068;Gene name derived from UniProtKB/Swiss-Prot:O84068), encoding MSETKHEFGKWRSFFWPVHGYELKKLLPMFLMFFCISFNYTILRDTKDTLVVTASGAETIPFLKVWGVVPAAVIFMLIYAKMSNILSKENLFYATIVPFLVFFAFFAYILYPNRDALHPHATADYLQSILPVGLNGLIACFRNWTYSLFYILSELWGSVVLSLLFWGFANDITRVTEAKRFYSLFGLGANLALLFSGPAIVYVSNIRSTLPAGVDAWQVSLNYLMTMVVIAGLVIIGVYWWINRNVLTDPRFYDPTEEKKVKKSKTKMSILESFAFLAKSKYILCLAILVIAYGISINLVEVTWKSQLKLQYPNANDYSTFMGYFSFCTGLVTIFMMLFVGGNLIRKKGWGFAALVTPIVLLVTGAGFFGFVIFRDNLAGFISMVGTTPLFLAVMFGAAQNIMSKSAKYSLFDPTKEMAYIPLDQESKVKGKAAIDVVGARLGKSGGSFVQQALLVGFGSIAAITPYVAAILLVIIVAWVYAAKALNKQFVELTSEKPQSFPPAEQQTIKASH